The following are encoded in a window of Struthio camelus isolate bStrCam1 chromosome Z, bStrCam1.hap1, whole genome shotgun sequence genomic DNA:
- the LOC138064543 gene encoding adenomatous polyposis coli protein-like isoform X2, translating into MAAASYDQLLKQVEALKMENSNLRQELEDNSNHLTKLETEASNMKEVLKQLQGSIEDEAMASSGQIDLLERLKELNLESSNFPGVKLRPKVSMRSYGSREGSVSSRSGECSPVPMGSFPRRGFMNGSRESTGYLEELEKERSLLLAELEKEEKEKDWYYAQLQNLTKRIDSLPLTENFSLQTDMTRRQLEYEARQIRAAMEEQLGTCQDMEKRAQVRVARIQQIEKDILRIRQLLQSQAAEAERTPQSKHDAGSHDTERQNEGQGAAETSTATTGTGQGSAARMDHETASVMSSSNNYSVPRRLTSHLGTKVEMVYSLLSMLGTHDKDDMSRTLLAMSSSQDSCIAMRQSGCLPLLIQLLHGNDKDSVLLGNSRGSKEARARASAALHNIIHSQPDDKRGRREIRVLHLLEQIRAYCETCWEWQEAHEQGMDQDKNPMPAPVDHQICPAVCVLMKLSFDEEHRHAMNELGGLQAIAELLQVDCEMYGLTNDHYSVTLRRYAGMALTNLTFGDVANKATLCSMKGCMRALVAQLKSESEDLQQVIASVLRNLSWRADVNSKKTLREVGSVKALMECALEVKKESTLKSVLSALWNLSAHCTENKADICAVDGALAFLVGTLTYRSQTNTLAIIESGGGILRNVSSLIATNEDHRQILRENSCLQTLLQHLKSHSLTIVSNACGTLWNLSARNAKDQEALWDMGAVSMLKNLIHSKHKMIAMGSAAALRNLMANRPAKYKDANIMSPGSSLPSLHVRKQKALEAELDAQHLSETFDNIDNLSPKASHRNKQRHKQNIYSEYVLDANRHDDGICRSESFNTGNVTVLSPYLNTTVLPGSSSSSRGNTENSRSEKDRNLDRDRAVGLNTYHPGTETTGNSSKRIGMQISTAAAQIAKVMEEVTSMHIPQEDRSSGSTSEMHCLTEDRNAPRRAATAHTHSNTYFPKAENSNRTCPVPYTKMEYKRASNDSLNSVSSSDGYGKRGQMKPSIESYSEDDESKFCSYGQYPADLAHKIHSANHMDDNEGELDTPINYSLKYSDEQLNSGRQSPSQNERWARPKHIIDDEIKQNEQRQSRSQNATYPVYSESGDDKHMKYQSPFGQQECVSSFRSRGSSGSDQNRVGSTLGMNQKVNQSLCQVDDYDDDKPTNYSERYSEEEQHEEEEDRPTNYSIKYNEEEHHVDQPIDYSLKYSTEVPPSSQKPSFTFSKSSSVQSTKTDHISSSSGNTSAPSASSKRQNQLHPSSAQSRGSHAQKTASCKTPSINQETIQTYCVEDTPICFSRCSSLSSLSSAEDEMGRDQSTRVTDANNTLQIAELKENSGTLSTEGAVSEVTSTSQHIRTKSSRLQTSSLSPSDSSRHKAVEFSSGAKSPSKSGAQTPKSPPEHYVQETPLMFSRCTSVSSLDSFESRSIASSVQSEPCSGMVSGIISPSDLPDSPGQTMPPSRSKTPPPAQGAQVKREAAKGKVPSAEKREPGPRQAAVNAAVQRVQVLPDADTLLHFATESTPDGFSCSSSLSALSLDEPFIQKDVELRIMPPVHENEHGNEAEPEQPDDAKDNQEKKAEKPTEAEKDILDDSDDDDIEILEECIISAMPTKSSRKAKKPSQASASKIPPPVARKPSQLPVYKLLPSQSRLQSQKHVSFTPGDDMPRVYCVEGTPINFSTATSLSDLTIESPPNELANVENVGAGTDSGEFEKRDTIPTEGRSTDDSQRVKSSTVTASGLDDDKTEEGDILAECINSAMPKGKSHKPFRVKKIMDQIQQASSSLSNKNQSEGEKKKPTSPVKPAPQNNEYRARIRKNTEPKSNINNERSYSENRDTKKHLKNNSRDFHDKLPNNEERVRGSFAFDSPHHYTPIEGTPYCFSRNDSLSSLDFDDDDVDLSREKAELRKGKEAKETESKDCTSSEQSSNQQPSNRTQVCQKHPPGRSQPKSFSQSTKEIPDRGAATDEKMQNFAIENTPVCFSRNSSLSSLSDIDQENNNNKESEPAKRSEAPDSQIESSRPQTSGYAPKSFHVEDTPVCFSRNSSLSSLSIDSEDDLLQECISSAMPKKKKPSRVKSESEKNNSRNMGGILAEDLTLDLRDIQRPDSEHGFSPDSENFDWKAIQEGANSIVSSLHQAAAAASLSRQASSDSDSILSLKSGISLGSPFHLTPDQEEKPFTSNKGPRILKPGEKSTLESKKVESENKGIKGGKKVYKSIITGKARSSSEVSSQLKQPQQTSMPSISRGRTMIHIPGVRNSSSSTSPVSKKGPPPKNTNSKSPSEGQSCTSSPRGVKSSVKPEPAPVTRQPSQQGGSSKGPSRSGSRDSTPSRPQQQPLSRPLQSPGRNSISPGRNGISPPNKLSQLPRTSSPSTASTKSSSSGRMSYTSPGRQMSQQNLAKQTALPKSNSGIPRSESASKGLNQILSSGGSNKKTELSRMSSTKSSGSESDRSERPVLVRQSTFIKEAPSPTLRRKLEESASFESLSPSRPDSPTRSQIQTPVLSPSLPDMSLSTHSTAQTSGWRKLPPNLSPSVEYDGRPVKRHDIARSHSESPSRLPINRSGTWKREHSKHSSSLPRVSTWRRTGSSSSILSASSESSEKAKSEDEKQYGSSVSGPKQSKESQAPAKGTWRKIKENEIPQIMNDPQHSSSGATNGSDSKTLIYQMAPAVSKTEDVWVRIEDCPINNPRSGRSPTGNTPPVIDSLSEKGGVNGKDSKESQEKQNAGNGNVPVRTIGLENRLNSFIQIDSPDKKGTETKPMQNNAVPAPENNESTVSERTPFSSSSSSKHSSPSGAVAARVTPFNYNPSPRKSSADNSSARPSQIPTPVNNSTKKRDSKTENTDSSGTQSPKRHSGSYLVTSV; encoded by the exons ATCTCTGTTGCTTGCGGAGcttgagaaggaagagaaagaaaaagattggtATTACGCTCAGCTTCAAAACCTTACTAAAAGGATTGATAGCCTCCCCCTTACTGAAAAC TTCTCCTTGCAAACAGACATGACCAGAAGGCAGTTAGAGTATGAGGCAAGGCAAATCAGAGCTGCAATGGAAGAACAACTAGGTACTTGTCAGGACATGGAGAAGCGAGCACAG GTGAGAGTGGCAAGGATTCAGCAAATAGAGAAGGACATCCTTCGTATACGACAGCTCCTGCAGTCACAAGCAGCTGAAGCAGAG AGGACACCTCAAAGCAAGCATGATGCAGGTTCACATGATACAGAGAGGCAGAATGAAGGTCAAGGAGCAGCGGAAACCAGCACGGCAACTACTGGCACTGGTCAG GGTTCTGCTGCTCGAATGGACCATGAGACAGCCAGTGTTATGAGCTCTAGTAACAACTACTCTGTTCCTCGCAGACTGACAAGTCATCTGGGTACCAAG GTGGAAATGGTGTATTCATTGTTGTCAATGCTTGGTACTCATGATAAGGATGACATGTCGCGAACTTTGCTAGCAATGTCTAGCTCCCAAGACAGCTGCATAGCCATGCGTCAGTCTGGATGTCTTCCTCTCCTCATCCAGCTTTTACATGGCAACGATAAAGACTCTGTGTTGTTAGGCAACTCTCGTGGTAGTAAAGAGGCCCGCGCCAGAGCCAGTGCCGCACTGCATAACATCATTCACTCCCAGCCTGATGATAAGCGAGGCAGACGGGAAATCCGCGTGCTCCATCTTTTGGAGCAAATCCGTGCTTACTGTGAAACATGTTGGGAATGGCAGGAGGCGCATGAACAAGGCATGGACCAAGACAAAAACCCAA TGCCAGCTCCAGTTGATCATCAGATCTGTCCTGCAGTATGTGTTTTGATGAAACTTTCGTTTGATGAAGAACACAGGCATGCAATGAATGAGCTTG gaggtTTGCAGGCCATTGCAGAACTGTTGCAAGTGGACTGTGAAATGTATGGACTTACAAATGACCACTATAGTGTTACATTAAGAAGGTATGCTGGAATGGCTCTGACAAACTTGACTTTTGGAGATGTGGCAAACAAG GCTACATTATGTTCTATGAAGGGCTGCATGAGAGCTCTTGTAGCCCAATTAAAATCTGAAAGTGAAGACTTGCAACAG GTCATTGCAAGTGTGTTGAGGAACTTGTCCTGGCGAGCAGATGTAAACAGTAAAAAGACTCTACGTGAAGTTGGGAGTGTGAAAGCATTGATGGAATGTGCTTTAGAAGTTAAGAAG gAATCCACCTTAAAAAGTGTTTTGAGTGCCTTATGGAATTTGTCAGCACACTGCACTGAGAACAAAGCTGATATATGTGCTGTTGATGGTGCTCTTGCATTTCTAGTTGGCACACTGACATACCGGAGCCAAACAAACACTTTAGCCATCATTGAAAGTGGAGGAGGAATATTAAGAAATGTTTCCAGCTTAATTGCTACTAATGAGGACCACAG GCAAATCTTGAGAGAGAACAGCTGCTTACAAACCTTGTTACAGCACCTGAAGTCACACAGTTTGACAATAGTTAGTAATGCGTGTGGGACCCTGTGGAATCTTTCTGCACGAAATGCAAAGGATCAGGAGGCACTCTGGGACATGGGAGCAGTTAGCATGCTCAAAAATCTCATTCATTCAAAACACAAAATGATAGCAATGGGCAGTGCTGCAGCTCTAAGAAATCTGATGGCAAACAGGCCAGCAAAATATAAGGATGCCAATATTATGTCTCCAGGATCAAGCTTACCATCCCTTCATGTTAGAAAACAAAAGGCACTGGAAGCAGAATTAGACGCTCAGCATTTATCAGAGACTTTTGACAACATTGATAATTTAAGCCCAAAAGCTTCTCACCGTAATAAGCAGAGACATAAGCAAAACATATACAGTGAGTATGTCTTGGACGCCAATCGGCATGATGATGGGATTTGCAGATCAGAGAGTTTTAATACTGGTAATGTGACTGTACTTTCACCATATTTAAATACTACAGTGTTGCCTGGTTCCTCTTCCTCCAGTAGAGGGAATACAGAAAATTCTCGATCTGAGAAAGACAGAAATCTTGATAGGGATCGTGCAGTGGGTTTGAATACCTATCATCCAGGTACAGAGACTACCGGGAACTCCTCCAAGAGAATAGGAATGCAGATTTCTACTGCTGCAGCTCAGATTGCCAAAGTTATGGAAGAAGTAACGAGCATGCATATTCCACAAGAAGACAGAAGTTCTGGTTCCACTTCTGAAATGCACTGTTTGACAGAGGACAGAAATGCCCCGAGAagagcagccactgcccataCTCACTCAAATACGTACTTTCCTAAAGCTGAAAATTCCAACAGGACATGTCCTGTGCCTTACACAAAAATGGAATACAAGAGAGCTTCAAATGATAGTTTGAATAGCGTCAGCAGCAGCGATGGTTATGGTAAAAGAGGCCAAATGAAACCTTCCATTGAATCGTACTCGGAAGATGATGAAAGTAAATTTTGCAGTTATGGTCAATACCCAGCTGACTTGGCACATAAGATACATAGTGCAAATCATATGGATGACAATGAGGGAGAGCTGGACACTCCTATTAATTATAGTCTTAAATATTCGGATGAACAGTTAAATTCTGGAAGGCAGAGTCCCTCCCAAAATGAAAGATGGGCAAGGCCTAAGCACATAATAgatgatgaaataaaacaaaatgaacaaaggcAGTCCAGGAGCCAAAACGCAACTTACCCCGTATATTCTGAGAGTGGAGATGATAAGCACATGAAATATCAGTCACCTTTTGGACAGCAAGAATGTGTTTCTTCCTTCAGATCAAGAGGATCCAGTGGTTCAGATCAGAACAGAGTAGGCTCCACTCTTGGAATGAATCAGAAAGTAAACCAGTCCTTGTGCCAGGTTGATGATTATGATGATGATAAGCCAACAAACTACAGTGAACGCTATTCTGAGGAGGAACaacatgaagaggaagaagacagaCCAACCAATTATAGCATAAAATACAATGAAGAGGAACATCATGTAGATCAGCCTATTGACTATAGTCTAAAATATTCAACAGAAGTTCCTCCGTCTTCTCAGAAGCCGTCTTTTACTTTTTCAAAGAGTTCATCAGTGCAAAGCACTAAAACTGACCATATTTCCTCAAGTAGTGGGAACACATCAGCCCCTTCAGCTAGTTCAAAGAGACAGAATCAGCTTCACCCAAGTTCTGCACAGAGCAGAGGCAGTCATGCTCAAAAGACTGCCTCCTGTAAGACTCCCTCTATTAATCAGGAAACTATACAAACTTACTGTGTGGAAGATACACCGATATGTTTTTCAAGGTGTAGCTCTTTGTCATCGTTGTCATCAGCTGAAGATGAAATGGGGCGTGATCAATCCACCCGTGTGACGGATGCTAATAACACACTACAGATAGCAGAACTAAAAGAGAACAGTGGGACTCTGTCTACAGAAGGCGCAGTAAGCGAAGTCACATCAACATCACAACACATTAGAACAAAATCGAGTAGACTTCAGACTTCTAGTTTATCGCCTTCTGATTCCTCTAGACATAAAGCTGTTGAATTTTCTTCAGGTGCCAAATCTCCCTCGAAGAGTGGCGCACAGACTCCTAAAAGTCCACCAGAACATTATGTGCAAGAGACTCCGCTCATGTTCAGCAGATGTACTTCTGTAAGTTCCCTGGATAGTTTCGAAAGCCGTTCAATTGCTAGCTCCGTTCAAAGCGAGCCTTGCAGTGGAATGGTAAGTGGTATTATAAGTCCCAGTGATCTTCCAGACAGCCCTGGACAAACAATGCCTCCAAGCAGAAGTAAAACTCCACCCCCTGCCCAAGGAGCTCAagtaaagagagaagcagctaAAGGTAAAGTACCTAGTGCAGAAAAGAGAGAACCTGGTCCTAGACAGGCAGCCGTGAATGCAGCTGTTCAAAGAGTTCAGGTGTTGCCGGATGCTGATACGTTACTGCATTTTGCCACGGAAAGTACACCCGATGGATTTTCTTGCTCTTCTAGCCTGAGTGCTCTGAGTCTTGATGAACCATTTATACAGAAAGATGTAGAGTTAAGAATCATGCCTCCAGTACATGAAAATGAGCATGGAAACGAAGCAGAACCTGAACAGCCAGATGACGCAAAGGATAaccaagagaagaaagcagagaagccTACTGAAGCAGAAAAAGACATTCTGGATGATTCTGATGATGACGATATTGAAATACTGGAAGAATGTATTATTTCTGCAATGCCAACAAAGTCGTCACGTAAAGCCAAAAAGCCTTCTCAAGCATCTGCTTCAAAAATACCTCCTCCTGTAGCCAGGAAGCCAAGCCAGCTGCCAGTTTACAAACTTTTGCCTTCACAAAGCAGACTGCAATCCCAAAAGCATGTGAGTTTTACACCTGGAGATGATATGCCACGGGTATATTGTGTTGAGGGTACACCAATAAATTTTTCAACAGCTACATCTCTGAGTGATCTCACGATAGAATCACCCCCAAATGAGTTGGCCAATGTAGAGAACGTGGGTGCTGGGACAGACTCAGGGGAATTTGAGAAGAGAGACACCATTCCTACAGAAGGCAGAAGTACAGATGACTCTCAGAGGGTGAAAAGCTCGACTGTGACTGCCTCAGGACTGGACGATGACAAAACAGAAGAGGGTGATATTTTGGCCGAGTGCATCAACTCAGCTATGCCAAAAGGAAAAAGTCACAAACCTTTCAGAGTGAAGAAGATAATGGATCAAATTCAACAAGCATCTTCATCTCTAAGTAACAAAAACCAATCAGAAGGTGAGAAAAAGAAGCCAACATCACCAGTAAAGCCTGCTCCCCAGAATAATGAATACAGAGCACGcataagaaaaaacacagagccTAAAAGCAACATTAATAATGAAAGAAGCTATTCAGAAAACAGAGACACAAAGaaacatcttaaaaataattcaagagaTTTTCATGACAAACTTCCAAATAATGAAGAGCGTGTAAGAGGAAGCTTTGCATTTGATTCCCCTCATCATTACACACCTATTGAGGGAACTCCTTACTGTTTTTCACGGAATGATTCCCTAAGTTCTTTAgattttgatgatgatgatgttgaCCTTTCAAGGGAGAAAGcagaattaagaaaaggaaaagaagcaaaggaaACGGAAAGCAAAGACTGCACTAGTTCCGAGCAGTCTTCAAATCAACAACCAAGTAATAGGACACAAGTCTGTCAAAAACACCCACCAGGCAGAAGCCAGCCTAAAAGTTTCTCTCAGTCAACTAAAGAAATTCCAGACAGAGGAGCAGCTACAGATGAGAAGATGCAGAATTTTGCTATCGAGAACACACCTGTTTGTTTTTCTCGCAATTCATCTCTTAGTTCTCTCAGTGATATTGATcaagaaaacaataacaacaaagaaaGTGAACCTGCAAAACGAAGTGAGGCTCCTGATTCACAGATAGAATCGAGTAGACCTCAGACTTCCGGTTATGCACCTAAGTCGTTTCATGTTGAAGATACACCTGTATGTTTCTCTAGAAACAGCTCCCTGAGTTCTCTTAGCATTGACTCGGAAGATGATCTTTTGCAGGAATGCATTAGTTCTGCTATgcctaaaaagaaaaagccttcaaGAGTAAagagtgaaagtgaaaaaaataattccagaAATATGGGTGGTATACTGGCAGAAGATTTAACCCTGGATTTGAGAGATATACAGAGGCCGGATTCAGAGCACGGTTTCTCACCTGATTCAGAGAACTTTGATTGGAAAGCTATACAAGAAGGTGCAAATTCTATAGTTAGTAGCTTGCAtcaagctgcagctgctgcatcgCTGTCTAGACAAGCTTCATCAGACTCTGATTCTATCCTTTCATTAAAATCTGGTATTTCTCTAGGGTCACCATTTCATCTTACCCCAGACCAAGAAGAAAAGCCTTTTACTAGTAATAAAGGTCCAAGAATTCTTAAGCCGGGGGAGAAGAGCACATTGGAGTCTAAAAAAGTAGaatctgaaaataaaggaatcaaaggagggaaaaaagtgtaTAAAAGTATAATTACAGGAAAAGCTCGCTCCAGTTCAGAAGTTTCAAGCCAGCTAAAGCAACCACAACAAACAAGTATGCCTTCAATTTCACGTGGTAGGACAATGATTCATATTCCGGGAGTTCGAAATAGCTCCTCAAGTACTAGTCCCGTTTCCAAGAAAGGCCCCCCCCCGAAAAACACAAACTCCAAGAGTCCCAGTGAAGGCCAAAGTTGCACTAGTTCTCCAAGAGGAGTCAAGTCGTCAGTGAAACCTGAGCCAGCTCCTGTAACTAGGCAACCCTCTCAACAGGGTGGATCAAGTAAAGGACCTTCTAGATCCGGATCTAGAGATTCCACTCCTTCCAGACCTCAACAGCAGCCATTAAGCAGGCCTCTGCAATCTCCAGGCCGAAACTCAATTTCCCCGGGAAGAAATGGTATAAGTCCTCCCAACAAACTGTCTCAGTTGCCAAGGACCTCATCTCCTAGTACAGCTTCAACTAAATCTTCAAGTTCAGGAAGAATGTCTTACACATCACCGGGCAGGCAGATGAGCCAGCAAAACCTTGCAAAGCAAACTGCCTTACCTAAGAGTAACAGTGGCATTCCCAGAAGTGAGTCTGCTTCAAAAGGATTAAACCAGATTCTCAGTAGTGGTGGATCCAACAAGAAGACTGAACTGTCCAGAATGTCATCCACAAAATCTAGCGGAAGCGAATCTGACCGATCGGAGAGACCTGTGCTAGTTCGTCAGTCAACTTTTATTAAGGAGGCTCCGAGTCCAACCCTAAGACGGAAATTAGAAGAGTCTGCTTCATTTGAATCTCTGTCTCCTTCCAGGCCGGATTCTCCCACTAGGTCCCAAATACAGACACCAGTTTTAAGTCCGTCTCTTCCTGATATGTCTTTATCCACTCATTCAACTGCCCAGACTAGTGGTTGGCGAAAATTACCCCCTAATCTGAGCCCTTCTGTGGAATATGATGGGAGACCAGTGAAACGTCATGATATAGCTCGCTCTCATTCCGAGAGTCCGTCTAGATTGCCAATCAATAGATCAGGAACATGGAAGCGTGAGCATAGTAAGCATTCCTCCTCGCTTCCTCGTGTCAGCACTTGGCGAAGAACTGGAAGTTCTTCCTCAATTCTGTCAGCTTCTTCCGAATCCAGTGAAAAGGCAAAGagtgaagatgaaaagcaatatgGAAGTTCTGTTTCTGGACCCAAGCAAAGTAAAGAAAGTCAAGCACCAGCTAAAGGtacttggagaaaaataaaagaaaatgaaattcctcAAATAATGAATGATCCTCAGCATTCTTCCTCAGGTGCAACAAATGGCTCTGATTCCAAAACTCTAATTTATCAGATGGCACCAGCTGTCTCGAAGACAGAGGACGTGTGGGTGAGGATAGAAGACTGCCCAATTAATAATCCTCGATCTGGAAGGTCCCCAACTGGCAATACTCCCCCTGTTATTGACAGCCTTTCAGAGAAAGGGGGTGTGAATGGTAAAGATTCTAAAGAgagtcaagaaaaacaaaatgcagggAATGGAAACGTTCCTGTTCGTACCATTGGTTTAGAAAATCGTCTGAACTCATTTATTCAAATAGACAGTCCAGACAAGAAAGGAACTGAAACAAAACCTATGCAGAATAACGCTGTTCCTGCACCAGAAAATAATGAAAGTACTGTTAGTGAGCGTACACCATTCAGTTCCAGTAGCTCCAGTAAACATAGCTCTCCCAGTGGTGCTGTTGCAGCAAGAGTGACTCCTTTCAACTACAATCCAAGCCCCAGGAAAAGTAGTGCTGACAACAGTTCTGCTCGGCCATCACAAATTCCAACGCCGGTAAATAACAGCACAAAGAAACGTGACTCGAAGACAGAAAATACAGACTCCAGCGGAACTCAGAGCCCTAAACGTCATTCGGGCTCTTACCTGGTGACTTCTGTTtaa